In one window of Rhizobium oryzihabitans DNA:
- a CDS encoding pseudoazurin, translating into MHNKTARIASLAIAAGLFAFPALSADIEVKMLNKGSDGQAMVFEPATVKAAIGDVITFVPVDKGHDAAAVKEMIPEGAADFKGKMNETVKVTVDKEGAYVIKCTPHLGMGMVALVVVGDAAPANLDAVRNGKLPKKARDRLNAEIAKLGL; encoded by the coding sequence ATGCACAACAAAACTGCCAGAATTGCCAGCCTCGCCATAGCAGCCGGCCTCTTTGCCTTTCCCGCCTTGTCGGCGGACATCGAGGTGAAGATGCTCAACAAGGGCAGCGACGGCCAGGCGATGGTCTTTGAACCGGCAACCGTCAAGGCAGCCATCGGCGATGTCATCACCTTCGTCCCGGTGGACAAGGGCCATGATGCGGCAGCCGTCAAGGAAATGATCCCGGAGGGTGCCGCCGACTTCAAGGGCAAGATGAACGAGACGGTGAAGGTGACCGTCGACAAGGAAGGCGCCTACGTCATCAAATGCACGCCGCATCTCGGCATGGGCATGGTCGCGCTCGTCGTTGTCGGCGATGCCGCGCCGGCCAATCTGGACGCCGTCAGGAACGGCAAGCTGCCGAAAAAGGCCCGGGACCGGCTGAACGCAGAGATCGCCAAGCTCGGCCTTTAG
- a CDS encoding DUF2333 family protein, giving the protein MIDRITALIQAAFSAIGRAAGLVVAWLLWPFMAAHGWYSGRNWIIKGPIALVLILLAGFYGYFVWQTQVWSNFDPDYISRYKLAERTVPPGQELPAATPAAAAGATGAAANTSAPVCQRSAIVDAAADLTDFNVNQNAWISSMLLYRLGLFGMDWDSTPFLDNKASFQRGVNQAVRRTSVELVDTLGRVRGTSGINNNLQEARGNMQFSEYSWYFGLDPFGPKTPTPSYYRAAIRSLQAFNGELVACKAVFDTRADNLIQFIDRIAGDIGSTSAILRERSENYNGGWFDTRADDRFWFAYGQLYGYYGVLSAAGSDFAQVIRERNLTNLWNDTLLQTRAALRIQPAIISNGEESGWIMPSHLATMGFYVLRVRSNLVELRSVLDR; this is encoded by the coding sequence ATGATCGACCGGATCACCGCTTTGATTCAGGCAGCCTTCAGCGCCATCGGCAGGGCCGCCGGTCTCGTCGTCGCCTGGCTTTTGTGGCCTTTCATGGCCGCCCACGGCTGGTACAGCGGCCGCAACTGGATCATCAAGGGCCCGATCGCTCTGGTGCTCATTCTCCTTGCCGGCTTCTACGGATATTTCGTCTGGCAGACGCAGGTCTGGAGCAATTTCGACCCGGATTACATTTCCCGGTACAAGCTTGCCGAACGCACTGTGCCGCCCGGACAGGAATTACCGGCCGCGACCCCGGCTGCCGCCGCCGGGGCAACCGGTGCTGCCGCAAACACCTCCGCGCCGGTGTGCCAGCGCTCTGCCATCGTTGATGCCGCCGCCGATCTTACCGATTTCAACGTCAATCAGAACGCGTGGATTTCCTCCATGCTGCTCTATCGTCTCGGCCTCTTCGGCATGGACTGGGACAGCACGCCGTTTCTCGACAACAAGGCGTCCTTCCAGCGCGGCGTGAACCAGGCGGTGCGCCGTACCTCGGTGGAACTGGTGGATACGCTTGGCCGCGTTCGCGGAACCTCCGGCATCAACAACAATCTCCAGGAAGCGCGTGGCAACATGCAGTTCAGCGAATATTCCTGGTATTTCGGCCTTGATCCCTTCGGCCCGAAGACGCCGACACCCAGCTATTATCGCGCCGCCATTCGCAGCCTCCAGGCCTTCAACGGCGAACTTGTCGCCTGCAAGGCCGTCTTCGATACCCGTGCCGACAACCTCATCCAGTTCATCGACCGCATTGCCGGCGATATCGGTTCGACATCCGCCATCCTGCGCGAGCGTTCGGAAAACTATAATGGCGGCTGGTTCGATACCCGTGCTGACGACCGTTTCTGGTTCGCCTATGGCCAGCTCTATGGCTATTACGGCGTGCTTTCCGCCGCAGGATCGGACTTCGCGCAGGTCATCCGCGAACGCAACCTGACCAATCTGTGGAACGACACGCTGCTTCAGACCCGCGCTGCCCTGCGCATCCAGCCGGCGATCATTTCCAACGGCGAGGAAAGCGGCTGGATCATGCCGTCGCACCTTGCCACTATGGGGTTTTACGTTCTGCGGGTGCGCTCGAACCTCGTCGAACTCCGCTCCGTACTCGACCGATAG